The following proteins are co-located in the Chloroflexota bacterium genome:
- a CDS encoding SIS domain-containing protein — protein MNSLKDYFDVEMKLMAGLPLERVDAIVAKLHRARFDGRRIFVFGNGGSASTASHFACDLGKGTIKPDLPRFQVFALNDAFATITAYANDNGYDSVFAEPLITHAQRGDIALGISVSGNSPNVVRALETAEKLGLTTVAFTGFAGGKIKDRAEYHVNVPSESFGHVEDIHLALTHAICEMLKLQHDPH, from the coding sequence ATGAATTCTTTGAAAGACTATTTCGACGTCGAAATGAAACTGATGGCTGGCTTGCCGCTCGAACGCGTGGACGCCATCGTTGCAAAATTGCATCGAGCGCGCTTCGATGGTCGCCGCATTTTTGTTTTTGGCAACGGCGGGAGCGCATCCACCGCATCGCACTTTGCCTGCGACTTGGGCAAGGGGACGATCAAACCAGACCTGCCGCGTTTCCAAGTGTTCGCGCTCAATGATGCGTTTGCCACCATCACCGCGTATGCGAACGACAATGGGTATGATTCGGTGTTCGCCGAACCGCTTATCACGCACGCGCAACGCGGCGATATCGCGCTGGGCATTAGCGTCAGCGGCAACTCGCCGAACGTCGTGCGCGCGCTGGAGACCGCGGAAAAGTTGGGGCTCACGACCGTCGCGTTCACCGGGTTCGCCGGTGGCAAGATAAAAGATCGCGCCGAGTACCACGTGAACGTTCCGTCCGAATCGTTCGGGCACGTCGAAGATATTCACCTCGCATTGACGCACGCGATTTGCGAGATGCTCAAACTCCAGCATGACCCGCACTAA